In Neodiprion pinetum isolate iyNeoPine1 chromosome 6, iyNeoPine1.2, whole genome shotgun sequence, one genomic interval encodes:
- the LOC124222328 gene encoding SKA complex subunit 1-like: MTLAQGDATPPAQPEECLIFPKLRPISTKEFELIPKYMIGRQSLDTINRFSSTINDVLKAKYSLSALGKNGAKKKGEFNLYMHYKIQESVDTGELVNYFTAKDYQNHTTMKLDKTKLNLSTVLRHCKRLCNPKGAKTAQYTIITT, translated from the exons ATGACGCTCGCCCAGGGAGACGCGACACCCCCGGCCCAACCGGAGG AGTGTTTAATATTCCCAAAACTGAGACCGATTTCTACGAAAGAGTTCGAACTTATACCAAAGTACATGATCGGCCGCCAGTCTCTCGACACCATCAACCGCTTCTCATCGACAATCAACGATGTGCTGAAAGCAAAGTATAGCCTGTCGGCTCTGGGTAAGAACGGTGCAAAGAAGAAAGGTGAATTCAACTTGTACATGCACTACAAGATACAGGAGAGTGTTGATACCGGAGAACTAGTTAACTACTTCACGGCGAAAGATTACCAAAACCATACCACGATGAAACTGGATAAAACGAAGCTGAATCTTTCAACTGTTTTGCGCCACTGTAAACGATTGTGCAATCCCAAAGGTGCCAAGACTGCCCAATACACCATCATAACAACATAG
- the Impbeta11 gene encoding importin-11 isoform X1, which produces MSNDMDAAVVDILHKAGSQDPNVLKLAEQTLKEWETQRGFYTALFNVFSNHSLDINVRWIAILYFKNGVDRYWRRNAPNEIAADEKEFLRQHLIADFNEPVNQLAVQLAVLIAKIARYDCPREWSTLVPTLLEGVRGENPLTQHRALLTLHHVVKTLASIRLVADRRLFQELTANVFNFILNLWNTYTESFLVLASNSASPNQIQEALEKALLLLRILRKLVVSPFNKPSESQDAMMFLKVVFDRARNSLECRKTLISRGIQLDVCDKFIIHLTKVLIGVLEVHPFSYVELIPTSLEFSVFYCFTETGQELAFERFIIQCLNLMKGILLCSDYRPAKIIQETKNPLTLRAYQLRQEFFTVETLTEICSRLVTHYFVLTPADLEQWDSDPENFVVDDGGEAWKYSLRPCTESVFLAVFHQFRDVLASVLVELMQSHHQPVDPNNLHAILLKDAVYNAVGLAAFDLYDEVNFDQWFSTTLKQELKVVSNNYRIIRRRVCWLIGQWTGVKLSPELRPELYKLMVESLNPEEDLGVRLAASDALKLAIDDFQFHTDEFSPYLEPAFSLLFALLKEVHECDTKMHVLYVLSFMIERVGCGIRPHVGALSAYIPALWQQSEEHNMLRCAIVSTLVHLEKALGSESVALQPMVVGVVAMSCDLTQDGHVYLLEDGLELWLALLENAPASTPAIMDLFRNMPALLERSAENLRLCLYIVQAYVLLSPQEFLGDRGAVVVATLGSIIGDLRSEGIVMAMRLVETCLRALSHQGAQLIKPLLTKIFESVYKGEEYPMVMSMYLSIVARVLLVSRDIFVQVIGELSRQVGGGEWSEEAVLGRMVSIWVNRMPLVSQLERRKLLALGLCSLLGADSPPCVLQHFPRMVSNIVEALNDITKIDDMGCPIDSLMISDQPSPSQYEDVDYETEHEQRRRRLAFGDPVHSVSLQDTLQAQLIALRRFVGESQFDQMMLTLNSDTDQQLKEYISLSS; this is translated from the exons ATG aGCAACGATATGGATGCAGCAGTTGTGGATATTTTACATAAGGCTGGTAGCCAAGATCCAAATGTACTCAAGCTAGCTGAACAGACTCTGAAAGAATGGGAAACACAACGTGGATTTTACACAGCATTATTT AATGTTTTTTCGAATCATTCCTTGGACATTAATGTAAGGTGGATTGCTATATTGTATTTCAAGAATGGCGTTGACCGATACTGGAGAAGAAATGCGCCAAA TGAAATAGCGGCAGATGAAAAAGAGTTTCTTCGACAACATTTGATTGCTGACTTCAACGAGCCTGTTAATCAATTGGCTGTACAGCTGGCAGTTTTAATAGCGAAGATAGCTAG GTATGACTGTCCCAGAGAATGGAGCACATTGGTACCAACTCTTTTAGAAGGAGTAAGAGGAGAGAATCCATTGACGCAGCATAGAGCGTTGTTGACACTTCATCACGTTGTCAAAACTTTAGCATCCATAAGATTAGTTGCAGACCGAAGGTTGTTCCAGGAATTAACAGCGAACgtgtttaatttcattttaaatttatgGAACACTTATACCGAATCATTTCTGGTATTAGCATCGAACTCAGCTAGTCCAAATCAAATTCAAGAGGCATTAGAAAAAGCTTTGCTTTTACTGAGAATCCTCAGAAAATTGGTTGTCAGTCCATTTAACAAACCGTCCGAATCTCAAGATGCTATGATGTTTCTAAAAGTTGTTTTTGATCGAGCACGGAATAGCTTGGAGTGTA GGAAAACTTTAATTTCACGTGGAATACAATTGGATGTGTgcgataaatttataattcacCTCACTAAAGTTTTGATAGGAGTACTGGAAGTGCATCCATTCTCCTATGTCGAACTCATACCTACATCATTAGAGTTCTCTgtgttttattgtttcactGAAACTGGCCAAGAATTGGCATTCGAAAGGTTTATCATACAGTGCTTGAACCTGATGAAAGGAATATTGCTATGCAGTGACTACAGACCTGCCAAAATTATACAAG aaacaaaaaacccTCTTACTCTGAGGGCATATCAATTACGACAGGAATTTTTTACAGTCGAGACACTGACTGAAATTTGCTCAAGATTGGTCACACATTATTTCGTTTTAACTCCAGCTGATTTAGAGCAATGGGATTCTGATCCTGAAAACTTTG TTGTTGATGATGGCGGAGAGGCATGGAAATACAGTTTGagg CCATGTACAGAATCAGTGTTCTTGGCTGTTTTCCATCAATTCAGGGATGTGCTTGCATCTGTATTAGTGGAACTAATGCAGAGCCACCATCAGCCTGTAGATCCTAATAATTTACATGCCATTCTTCTGAAAGATGCTGTTTATAATGCTGTTGGTCTTGCAGCATTTGACTTATATGATGAG GTGAACTTCGATCAGTGGTTTTCAACTACACTGAAACAAGAATTGAAAGTTGTAAGCAACAATTATAGGATAATTAGAAGACGCGTATGTTGGCTCATTGGGCAGTGGACCG GTGTCAAACTGAGTCCAGAGCTGAGGCCTGAATTGTACAAATTGATGGTAGAATCGCTGAACCCTGAAGAAGATCTTGGAGTAAGATTAGCAGCAAGTGATGCCTTGAAATTGGCGATTGATGACTTCCAATTTCATACTGACGAATTTTCACCTTACCTAGAACCTGCATTTTCGTTACTGTTTGCTTTGCTTAAGGAGGTCCATGAGTGTGATACAAAA ATGCAtgttttatatgtattatcATTCATGATCGAGAGAGTGGGCTGTGGGATAAGACCGCATGTAGGGGCGTTGAGTGCCTACATACCAGCTCTGTGGCAACAATCAGAGGAGCACAATATGCTCAGGTGTGCAATAGTATCCACCCTGGTACACCTCGAGAAG GCTCTTGGATCTGAAAGCGTTGCATTGCAGCCAATGGTCGTGGGTGTAGTAGCGATGAGTTGCGACTTGACACAGGATGGCCACGTTTATTTACTGGAGGATGGACTAGAGCTCTGGTTGGCACTCCTGGAGAATGCCCCTGCATCTACACCTGCGATAATGGATCTCTTCAGAAATATGCCTGCCCTATTAG AAAGATCCGCGGAAAACCTAAGGCTATGCTTGTACATAGTACAGGCGTATGTATTACTGAGTCCTCAAGAATTTCTGGGTGATAGAGGAGCTGTGGTGGTAGCTACTTTGGGCTCAATTATAGGAGATTTACGATCGGAAGGAATAGTAATGGCAATGCGACTAGTCGAAACGTGTTTACGAGCTTTGTCCCATCAGGGGGCACAACTCATCAAGCCgttattaacaaaaatattcgA GAGTGTCTACAAAGGCGAGGAATACCCAATGGTTATGTCAATGTATTTATCGATAGTTGCTCGCGTTTTGTTAGTATCCAGGGATATCTTTGTACAG GTGATAGGAGAGTTATCTAGACAAGTAGGTGGCGGTGAATGGAGTGAAGAGGCAGTTCTTGGTAGAATGGTTTCAATCTGGGTAAACAGAATGCCTCTTGTCTCGCAATTAGAAAGACGTAAACTGCTGGCACTTGGTCTATGCTCGTTGCTTGGCGCTGACAGTCCACCCTGCGTTCTTCAACATTTTCCACGCATGGTATCAAATATTGTTGAAGCCTTGAACGATATTACAAAGATCGACGACATGGGCTGTCCCATCGA CTCGCTGATGATCAGTGATCAGCCAAGTCCCTCGCAATACGAAGATGTAGATTATGAGACGGAACATGAAcaacgaagaagaagactAGCATTTGGAGATCCGGTACACAGTGTCTCTTTGCAAGACACGCTTCAAGCTCAA CTAATCGCGCTTCGAAGATTTGTAGGAGAGAGTCAGTTCGATCAAATGATGCTCACTCTAAATTCTGATACTGACCAACAGCTCAAGGAGTACATATCACTCTCGAGTTGA
- the Impbeta11 gene encoding importin-11 isoform X2, with product MDAAVVDILHKAGSQDPNVLKLAEQTLKEWETQRGFYTALFNVFSNHSLDINVRWIAILYFKNGVDRYWRRNAPNEIAADEKEFLRQHLIADFNEPVNQLAVQLAVLIAKIARYDCPREWSTLVPTLLEGVRGENPLTQHRALLTLHHVVKTLASIRLVADRRLFQELTANVFNFILNLWNTYTESFLVLASNSASPNQIQEALEKALLLLRILRKLVVSPFNKPSESQDAMMFLKVVFDRARNSLECRKTLISRGIQLDVCDKFIIHLTKVLIGVLEVHPFSYVELIPTSLEFSVFYCFTETGQELAFERFIIQCLNLMKGILLCSDYRPAKIIQETKNPLTLRAYQLRQEFFTVETLTEICSRLVTHYFVLTPADLEQWDSDPENFVVDDGGEAWKYSLRPCTESVFLAVFHQFRDVLASVLVELMQSHHQPVDPNNLHAILLKDAVYNAVGLAAFDLYDEVNFDQWFSTTLKQELKVVSNNYRIIRRRVCWLIGQWTGVKLSPELRPELYKLMVESLNPEEDLGVRLAASDALKLAIDDFQFHTDEFSPYLEPAFSLLFALLKEVHECDTKMHVLYVLSFMIERVGCGIRPHVGALSAYIPALWQQSEEHNMLRCAIVSTLVHLEKALGSESVALQPMVVGVVAMSCDLTQDGHVYLLEDGLELWLALLENAPASTPAIMDLFRNMPALLERSAENLRLCLYIVQAYVLLSPQEFLGDRGAVVVATLGSIIGDLRSEGIVMAMRLVETCLRALSHQGAQLIKPLLTKIFESVYKGEEYPMVMSMYLSIVARVLLVSRDIFVQVIGELSRQVGGGEWSEEAVLGRMVSIWVNRMPLVSQLERRKLLALGLCSLLGADSPPCVLQHFPRMVSNIVEALNDITKIDDMGCPIDSLMISDQPSPSQYEDVDYETEHEQRRRRLAFGDPVHSVSLQDTLQAQLIALRRFVGESQFDQMMLTLNSDTDQQLKEYISLSS from the exons ATGGATGCAGCAGTTGTGGATATTTTACATAAGGCTGGTAGCCAAGATCCAAATGTACTCAAGCTAGCTGAACAGACTCTGAAAGAATGGGAAACACAACGTGGATTTTACACAGCATTATTT AATGTTTTTTCGAATCATTCCTTGGACATTAATGTAAGGTGGATTGCTATATTGTATTTCAAGAATGGCGTTGACCGATACTGGAGAAGAAATGCGCCAAA TGAAATAGCGGCAGATGAAAAAGAGTTTCTTCGACAACATTTGATTGCTGACTTCAACGAGCCTGTTAATCAATTGGCTGTACAGCTGGCAGTTTTAATAGCGAAGATAGCTAG GTATGACTGTCCCAGAGAATGGAGCACATTGGTACCAACTCTTTTAGAAGGAGTAAGAGGAGAGAATCCATTGACGCAGCATAGAGCGTTGTTGACACTTCATCACGTTGTCAAAACTTTAGCATCCATAAGATTAGTTGCAGACCGAAGGTTGTTCCAGGAATTAACAGCGAACgtgtttaatttcattttaaatttatgGAACACTTATACCGAATCATTTCTGGTATTAGCATCGAACTCAGCTAGTCCAAATCAAATTCAAGAGGCATTAGAAAAAGCTTTGCTTTTACTGAGAATCCTCAGAAAATTGGTTGTCAGTCCATTTAACAAACCGTCCGAATCTCAAGATGCTATGATGTTTCTAAAAGTTGTTTTTGATCGAGCACGGAATAGCTTGGAGTGTA GGAAAACTTTAATTTCACGTGGAATACAATTGGATGTGTgcgataaatttataattcacCTCACTAAAGTTTTGATAGGAGTACTGGAAGTGCATCCATTCTCCTATGTCGAACTCATACCTACATCATTAGAGTTCTCTgtgttttattgtttcactGAAACTGGCCAAGAATTGGCATTCGAAAGGTTTATCATACAGTGCTTGAACCTGATGAAAGGAATATTGCTATGCAGTGACTACAGACCTGCCAAAATTATACAAG aaacaaaaaacccTCTTACTCTGAGGGCATATCAATTACGACAGGAATTTTTTACAGTCGAGACACTGACTGAAATTTGCTCAAGATTGGTCACACATTATTTCGTTTTAACTCCAGCTGATTTAGAGCAATGGGATTCTGATCCTGAAAACTTTG TTGTTGATGATGGCGGAGAGGCATGGAAATACAGTTTGagg CCATGTACAGAATCAGTGTTCTTGGCTGTTTTCCATCAATTCAGGGATGTGCTTGCATCTGTATTAGTGGAACTAATGCAGAGCCACCATCAGCCTGTAGATCCTAATAATTTACATGCCATTCTTCTGAAAGATGCTGTTTATAATGCTGTTGGTCTTGCAGCATTTGACTTATATGATGAG GTGAACTTCGATCAGTGGTTTTCAACTACACTGAAACAAGAATTGAAAGTTGTAAGCAACAATTATAGGATAATTAGAAGACGCGTATGTTGGCTCATTGGGCAGTGGACCG GTGTCAAACTGAGTCCAGAGCTGAGGCCTGAATTGTACAAATTGATGGTAGAATCGCTGAACCCTGAAGAAGATCTTGGAGTAAGATTAGCAGCAAGTGATGCCTTGAAATTGGCGATTGATGACTTCCAATTTCATACTGACGAATTTTCACCTTACCTAGAACCTGCATTTTCGTTACTGTTTGCTTTGCTTAAGGAGGTCCATGAGTGTGATACAAAA ATGCAtgttttatatgtattatcATTCATGATCGAGAGAGTGGGCTGTGGGATAAGACCGCATGTAGGGGCGTTGAGTGCCTACATACCAGCTCTGTGGCAACAATCAGAGGAGCACAATATGCTCAGGTGTGCAATAGTATCCACCCTGGTACACCTCGAGAAG GCTCTTGGATCTGAAAGCGTTGCATTGCAGCCAATGGTCGTGGGTGTAGTAGCGATGAGTTGCGACTTGACACAGGATGGCCACGTTTATTTACTGGAGGATGGACTAGAGCTCTGGTTGGCACTCCTGGAGAATGCCCCTGCATCTACACCTGCGATAATGGATCTCTTCAGAAATATGCCTGCCCTATTAG AAAGATCCGCGGAAAACCTAAGGCTATGCTTGTACATAGTACAGGCGTATGTATTACTGAGTCCTCAAGAATTTCTGGGTGATAGAGGAGCTGTGGTGGTAGCTACTTTGGGCTCAATTATAGGAGATTTACGATCGGAAGGAATAGTAATGGCAATGCGACTAGTCGAAACGTGTTTACGAGCTTTGTCCCATCAGGGGGCACAACTCATCAAGCCgttattaacaaaaatattcgA GAGTGTCTACAAAGGCGAGGAATACCCAATGGTTATGTCAATGTATTTATCGATAGTTGCTCGCGTTTTGTTAGTATCCAGGGATATCTTTGTACAG GTGATAGGAGAGTTATCTAGACAAGTAGGTGGCGGTGAATGGAGTGAAGAGGCAGTTCTTGGTAGAATGGTTTCAATCTGGGTAAACAGAATGCCTCTTGTCTCGCAATTAGAAAGACGTAAACTGCTGGCACTTGGTCTATGCTCGTTGCTTGGCGCTGACAGTCCACCCTGCGTTCTTCAACATTTTCCACGCATGGTATCAAATATTGTTGAAGCCTTGAACGATATTACAAAGATCGACGACATGGGCTGTCCCATCGA CTCGCTGATGATCAGTGATCAGCCAAGTCCCTCGCAATACGAAGATGTAGATTATGAGACGGAACATGAAcaacgaagaagaagactAGCATTTGGAGATCCGGTACACAGTGTCTCTTTGCAAGACACGCTTCAAGCTCAA CTAATCGCGCTTCGAAGATTTGTAGGAGAGAGTCAGTTCGATCAAATGATGCTCACTCTAAATTCTGATACTGACCAACAGCTCAAGGAGTACATATCACTCTCGAGTTGA
- the Pi3K59F gene encoding phosphatidylinositol 3-kinase catalytic subunit type 3 → MEDINDKFCYVYSSSLESRIQIKIGTLEGKRQRPEYDKLLLDPMLKYSGLYGNGGGRGDLAASLQVWAGGRPLALPVHTAYKHFTSRWNWNQWVTLPIAYSDLPRDAQLCITLFDCAGPGRQLPVGGTTISFFGKHGVFRQGMLDLRVWPGVEADGNVPTTTPGKARDHGKEQMQRLAKLAKKHRNGQMGKVDWLDRLTFREIEVINEREKRASEYLYLMLEFPEITMDGIPYSVVYYEKDGDEVVQHRSQPDVVTLPDFEILQENLVEAKHHKLARSLRSGGNTRELKPTSSVRDALNTILAYPPTTALSTEEQDLIWKFRFYLSNQKKALTKFVKCVNWKVAGEERQALEMLALWAPPDPEDALELLGPAFTHPAVRRYAIGRLNQAPDDDLMLYLLQLVQALKYESFEGIKAANQCLRSNQNQEVREKGEKDKKDEYSTSTPITTSSESETGESLGKQEPPIDLASFLISRACQNSTLANYFYWYLLIECEDQVDPAIAAKQDTRMREMYITVMKTFSETLSQGSVVWRKRRAFLSRQKMFIDQLVSLVKAVARESGNRKRKTDRLRALLADPDPTFKINFSNFEPIPFPLDPEISIKGIIPEKASLFKSALMPSKLTFLTSENTEYIAIFKHGDDLRQDQLILQTIALMDKLLRRENLDLKLTPYRVLATSTRHGFLQFIESTTVAEVLASEGSILSFFRKHHPSETGPYGIASEVMDTYVRSCAGYCIITYLLGVGDRHLDNLLLTTSGKLFHIDFGYILGRDPKPLPPPMKLSKEMVEAMGGVGSEHYHEFRKQCYTAFLHLRRHANLMLNLFSLMVDASVPDIALEPDKAVKKVQDKLRLDLSDEEAVHYVQNLLDLSVTAVMAALVEQLHKFAQYWRK, encoded by the exons ATGGAAGatataaatgataaattttgttacGTCTATAGTTCTTCACTGGAGTCtagaatacaaataaaaat TGGTACTCTGGAGGGTAAACGACAACGACCCGAGTATGATAAACTGCTGCTCGATCCAATGTTGAAATATTCCGGTCTGTATGGAAATGGGGGAGGTCGAGGAGATCTCGCTGCATCGTTACAAGTATGGGCTGGCGGAAGACCTTTAGCATTACCTGTTCATACGGCCTACAAGCATTTCACTTCTCGCTGGAa CTGGAATCAGTGGGTTACGTTACCCATCGCTTATTCGGACTTGCCAAGAGATGCACAGCTATGCATAACGCTCTTTGATTGTGCCGGACCAGGAAGACAATTACCTGTTGGTGGTACAACAATTTCGTTCTTTGGAAAGCATGGTGTATTTCGTCAGGGAATGCTGGACCTGAGAGTATGGCCAGGTGTTGAAGCTGATGGTAATGTGCCAACCACGACTCCTGGTAAAGCTAGAGATCATGGTAAAGAACAAATGCAAAGATTGGCTAAGTTGGCTAAAAAGCACAGAAACGGCCAGATGGGTAAAGTTGATTGGCTGGATCGGTTGACATTCAGAGAAATTGAAGTGataaatgaaagagaaaaacgagCCTCTGAGTATCTGTACTTAATGCTAGAATTTCCAGAAATTACAATGGATGGTATTCCG TATTCAGTCGTTTATTACGAGAAAGATGGGGATGAAGTTGTACAGCATAGGTCACAGCCAGATGTTGTCACCTTACCAGACTTTGAAATCTTACAG GAAAATCTCGTAGAAGCGAAACATCATAAGTTAGCACGTAGCTTGCGCAGTGGCGGAAATACCCGAGAGCTAAAGCCGACTTCTAGTGTTCGAGATGCACTAAACACAATACTGGCCTACCCACCAACTACAGCTCTTTCTACAGAAGAACAGGATTTGATttggaaatttcgattttaCCTATCAAATCAGAAAAAGGCGCTTACCAAGTTTGTCAAATGTGTGAACTGGAAAGTAGCTGGTGAAGAAAGACAAGCATTAGAAATGTTGGCGCTTTGGGCACCACCGGATCCGGAAGATGCCCTTGAACTCCTCGGTCCAGCGTTTACTCATCCAGCTGTGCGGAGATATGCAATCGGACGACTTAATCAAGCACCAGATGATGATTTGATGCTTTACTTGTTACAGTTAGTGCAGGCACTTAAGTATGAGAGTTTTGAAGGTATAAAAGCAGCAAATCAGTGTCTTCGCAGCAACCAAAATCAGGAAGTGCGTGAAAAGGGAGAAAAGGATAAAAAAGATGAATATTCCACGTCTACGCCCATCACCACA tctAGTGAATCTGAAACGGGGGAATCCCTCGGCAAACAAGAACCTCCGATAGATCTTGCTTCGTTTTTAATAAGCCGAGCTTGCCAAAATTCAACATTGGCCAACTACTTTTACTGGTATCTTCTAATTGAGTGTGAGGATCAAGTTGATCCAGCTATTGCTGCCAAACAAGATACACGTATGAGAGAGATGTACATTACAGTTATGAAAACGTTCTCTGAAACACTATCACAGGGGAGTGTTGTGTGGCGGAAGAGACGAGCGTTTCTGTCACGCCAAAAAATGTTCATTGATCAGTTGGTATCTCTCGTCAAAGCTGTAGCAAGAGAAAGTGGTAACCGCAAACGAAAAACTGATAGACTCAGAGCACTGCTTGCTGATCCTGATCCAACTTTCAAAATTAACTTTTCCAATTTTGAACCCATACCTTTTCCACTGGATCCAGAAATATCTATAAAAGGGATTATACCGGAAAA AGCAAGTCTATTCAAGTCAGCTCTAATGCCTAGtaaattgacatttttgaCTAGTGAAAATACTGAATACATTGCGATTTTTAAACATGGAGATGATCTAAGACAGGACCAGTTAATATTGCAAACAATAGCACTGATGGATAAGTTGTTGAGACGAGAAAACTTGGACCTTAAACTTACGCCGTACAG GGTCTTGGCAACAAGTACGAGACATGGGTTTCTGCAGTTCATAGAATCCACAACAGTAGCTGAAGTATTGGCAAGTGAAGGGTCTATTCTGAGCTTCTTCAGAAAGCACCATCCATCGGAAACTGGCCCATACGGAATTGCATCTGAAGTTATGGATACTTACGTGAGAAGCTGTG CTGGATATTGTATTATCACATACCTCCTCGGCGTCGGTGATCGACATTTGGACAACTTACTCCTTACAACTTCAG gaaaaCTATTTCATATAGATTTCGGGTATATCTTAGGTCGAGATCCAAAGCCGCTACCTCCTCCTATGAAACTCAGCAAGGAGATGGTCGAGGCTATGGGTGGTGTTGGTTCGGAACACTATCATGAGTTTAGGAAGCAATGTTACACTGCCTTTTTGCACCTAAGAAGACACGCGAACCTAATGTTGAATCTGTTCTCTCTGATGGTCGACGCCAGTGTGCCTGATATAGCACTTGAACCCGATAAAGCTGTTAAAAAAGTCCAGGATAAATTGCGGTTGGATTTAAGTGACGAGGAAGCTGTACACTATGTGCAAAACCTTCTCGATCTTTCGGTCACTGCTGTTATGGCAGCTCTTGTTGAACAACTACATAAATTTGCTCAATATTggcgaaaataa
- the RpS6 gene encoding small ribosomal subunit protein eS6 codes for MKLNVSFPATGCQKLLEITDEHKLRVFYEKRMGAEVEADTLGDEWKGYVVRVAGGNDKQGFPMKQGVLTNGRVRLLLSKGHSCYRPRRDGERKRKSVRGCIVDANLSVLALVIVKKGEQEIPGLTDKNVPRRLGPKRASKIRKLFNLTKDDDVRQFVVKRPVRKEGKKERHKAPKIQRLITPLTLQRKRHRLALKKRRCLARKEQAAEYAKLLAQRQKEAKAKRQEELKRRRSASMRDSKSSNQSAPTTTQK; via the exons ATGAAG ctgAACGTGTCGTTTCCGGCAACAGGATGCCAAAAACTACTCGAAATAACGGATGAGCACAAGCTCAGAGTTTTCTACGAGAAGCGTATGGGTGCTGAAGTAGAAGCTGACACACTAGGTGACGAATGGAAAGGATACGTTGTACGCGTAGCTGGTGGAAACGACAAGCAAGGTTTCCCCATGAAGCAGGGTGTCCTGACCAATG GTCGTGTACGTCTGCTTCTATCTAAAGGACATTCTTGCTACAGACCGCGTCGTGACGGTGAGCGTAAACGCAAATCAGTGCGAGGTTGTATTGTTGATGCCAATCTCTCAGTTCTCGCACTCGTTATTGTGAAAAAAGGCGAGCAG gAAATTCCGGGATTGACTGACAAAAATGTACCTCGTCGTCTTGGGCCTAAGCGTGCAAGCAAAATCCGCAAGCTGTTTAACCTGACTAAGGATGATGACGTACGTCAATTTGTAGTCAAACGGCCGGTGCGCAAGGAAGGTAAGAAGGAGCGTCATAAGGCACCGAAGATTCAGCGTTTGATCACCCCACTTACGCTTCAG AGGAAGAGGCATAGGCTGGCATTGAAGAAGAGACGTTGCCTAGCTCGCAAAGAGCAAGCTGCTGAATATGCCAAGCTCCTGGCCCAGCGGCAAAAAGAGGCTAAGGCTAAACGCCAGGAAGAGCTGAAGCGTCGCCGTAGTGCTTCTATGCGCGATTCAAAGTCATCTAATCAGTCGGCACCAACTACCACTCAAAAATGA